From a region of the Phaseolus vulgaris cultivar G19833 chromosome 6, P. vulgaris v2.0, whole genome shotgun sequence genome:
- the LOC137831360 gene encoding nudix hydrolase 2-like produces the protein MSVSASPAPLLGDRLCENGFECVKILRATNDAHGGVIVDLKEAMDSEVFATLLRSSLLHWKKQGKDGVWIKLPIELVNLVETAVKEGFWYHHAEPNYLMLVYWIPKTGCTIPPNASHCVGVGAIVLNDKKEVLVVQEKRGGFHGIGVWKIPTGVVDAGEEIFEAAIREVKEETGIDTEFVEVLAFRHTHNSFFGKSDLSFVCMLRPLSSDIKKQDLEIEAAQWMPFEEFADQPFNQMHEPFKYMIELCLAKMENVYDGFSPRPVSSYFVEELNCLYLNSHDLDKTS, from the exons ATGTCAGTCTCAGCCAGTCCAGCGCCACTATTAGGGGATCGACTGTGTGAGAATGGATTTGAATGTGTTAAAATTCTCCGAGCCACCAATGATGCACATGGAGGAGTCATTGTGGACTTAAAGGAGGCTATGGACTCTGAAGTTTTTGCTACTTTGCTTAGATCTTCACTTTTACATTGGAAAAAACAG GGAAAAGATGGTGTTTGGATCAAGTTACCTATTGAGCTTGTTAATCTTGTCGAAACTGCTGTTAAG GAGGGTTTTTGGTACCACCATGCAGAACCAAACTATCTAATGCTAGTTTACTGGATTCCCAAAACTGGCTGCACAATACCTCCAAATGCTTCCCATTGTGTAGGAGTTGGCGCTATTGTCTTGAATGATAAGAAAGAG GTGCTTGTGGTCCAGGAAAAAAGAGGTGGATTCCATGGGATTGGTGTTTGGAAAATACCCACTGGAGTGGTTGATGCA GGTGAGGAGATTTTTGAAGCAGCTATTAGAGAAGTGAAAGAAGAGACAGGA ATTGATACAGAATTTGTGGAAGTACTAGCATTCAG ACACACACACAATTCATTCTTTGGAAAATCAGATCTATCTTTTGTTTGCATGCTGCGTCCTCTTTCTTCCGACATCAAAAAGCAAGATCTGGAAATTGAGGCAGCTCAG TGGATGCCGTTCGAGGAATTTGCTGACCAACCTTTCAATCAGATGCACGAACCCTTCAAGTACATGATAGAATTATGCTTGGCAAAGATGGAAAATGTGTATGATGGATTCTCTCCAAGGCCTGTCTCATCATATTTCGTGGAGGAGTTGAATTGTCTGTATTTGAACAGCCATGACCTCGACAAGACTTCTTAA